Within the Heliomicrobium undosum genome, the region ATCTTGCCGGCGGTGGCATGGCTGGCCTTACAGCCCTCTCGACGATTAACCGGACTTGGCGAAGCGCATCTGAACGATGCCAACCGGCGCTTTGCCTGGGTGCGCCGTGAGTTCAGGCAGGAAAGCAATCCGCTCGATATGAACCCGGCCCTCTATGTGGCCCTCTTCGGCGCCGGCTTCGTCACGGCCGGCATGGGCTATGACCCCTATTATGAGTTGTTTGCTCGTTACGGCGGCAGGAACGTTTCGCCCGGCGACGGTTCCGCCGGCGGTTTCGGGGGCGGATGCGGCGGCAGCGACGATGGAAGCGGCGGCGGCTGTGGCGGCGGCAGGGGGTTCTTTGACTGGGGAAATCGATTTGGCGGTGATATCAATATGGGTGGAGGCGCCGGAGACGATGGAAATTCCGGCGGCGGTTGCGGAGGCGGCAGTGACTCCGGCGGCGGTTGCGGAGGAGGCGGCTGCGGCGGTGGTTGCGGCGGGTGACCGGGACGATGCTGCTGCAGTGGCACATCACTGAGCGGTGCAACTGGCGCTGCGCCCATTGCTATCAGGAGGACAACGCGCCCGCCGGCGCGGACACCGATGCCAACGCCAACGCCAACACCAACACCTACACCTACACCAACGCCAACGCTAACGCCGGGACCGGTGATGACGAAGACCAAGGCAAAGGCGAGTTGGCCCCCGAAGCATGGCCTGGCGTCATCGAACAGTTCAAGGCGCTGCTGGCGGAACTGTCGCGCCGGCAGGGGCGGCAAGCGCGCGGTCAGGTCACCGTCACCGGCGGCGAGCCCTTCATCCACCCTGCCTTTATGGACCTGCTCGCTTTGCTGGCTGCTGAAAAGGCGCATTTCCGCTTTGCCATCCTAACGAACGGCAGCCGCATCGACAACGCCGTCGCCAGGGAACTGCGCCGGTTGGAACCTCTATTCGTGCAGGTCAGCATCGAAGGGAGCCGCGAACGGCACGAAGCCATCCGGGGATCGGGGACCTATGACCAGGCGGTGGCGGCGCTGGAATCGCTCGTCCGCCAGGGGGTGCCCGCCTTCATCTCCTTTACGGCCCACCGGGAGAACTACCGGGACTTTCCCGAGGTGGCCCGTCTGGGCCGCCGGTTGAAGGTGGACAAGGTCTGGGCTGACCGGCTGATCCCTTTTGGCCGCGGCGAAGGCCTGGCAGGCGCGTCGCTGACACCGGAAGAGACGCGCGATTTTTTGGAAATCATGTCCGGCGCCCGCCGCGAGGCGGAACGGTCCTGGTTTCAGCGGAAGCGGACCGTCATCGCCCTGGATCGGGCCTTGCAGTTTTTGAGCGACGGCGGGAAACCCTATCGCTGCACGGCGGGGAGGAGCCTGCTCTGCCTCCTGCCAAAGGGCGATGTGGCGCCCTGCCGCCGCCTGCCGCTGATCGCCGGCAACATCCGGCAAGCGACGTTGTCGGACATCTACTTCGGTGCGCCCTTGCTGGCCCCACTGCGCGATCGGGCCAACGACCCGGCATCCTGTGCGGGTTGCCTCTACCGGCGCGCCTGCGGCGGCGGTTTGCGCTGCCTGGCCTATGCGGCGACGGGCAATCCCTTTCAGCGCGATCCGGGGTGCTGGATGGGATGTTGAAATGGCGCTTCTGAAAGTAGATGATTTCATATGAAGTTAGAAGGGATAGAGCGCAATGACATGTGAAGTCGTCATCACCGTGATGAGCGGGAAAGGCGGGACAGGCAAATCGACGGTGACGGCCTTCCTGGCCGCCGGCCTGGCGAAGGCCGGTCTGTCGGTTGCTGTCGTCGACGGGGATGTGGCTGGTCCGGCAATCCCGGCGCTCTTCGGGCTGAAAGAAACCTTGCGCCGTCAAGGAGACCGCTGGATGCCAGCCATAACTCGACGGGGCATCGCGGTCTGGTCGGCGGGACTGCTTCCTGATGAAGGGCGATCCCTGCTCTCCGGTTCTGGCGCGCGCCGGCGCGACATCCTCGGCGAGTGGATCGGTTCAGCAGCCAAGGGGGGATGGGACGTGGTTCTCATCGACATGCCCTCGGGACTTGGCGAGGTCCATGAGGCAGTGGTTGACGCCTTTGCCGGCCTTTCCATTCAGCCGGATGGGGATGTCCGGCCCGATGGGGATGTCGAGTCCGGGCAACGAAAGCCCTTCACCGGCGCGCTGCTGGTCACGTCGCTCCGGGAACTAGACCGGCGCGTGGTGCGGCGGACGGCCGCCTGGTTAAAGGAAAAAGGAGTCCCCATCGTCGGGGTGGTGGAAAACGGGGGAGAGATCGAATGCCCTCACTGCGAAAACCTGCTCCCCTTGTCTGACGGCGACGAGGCCTGGGCGGGAGAAGGCGGCGTCATCGCTTGCTTTCCCTGGTCCGCCAAGTTGATCGAATTTGCCCGGGCCGGAAAGCTGGAAGAATACCATCACCCGCTCGTCTTTCAGATGGCCATAAACATTTGGGAAAGTTCACACAAAGAGGGTTGACAGCGGGTTTTCTTGGGTGTATGATATAACCAAGAGGAGCAGCCAAGGCGCTGCAAAGTCTCTCTCCGCTGAAGGTGAGAGGGGCTGAGGAGGACGGCGGATCGGTTGGCTGGTCCTCACCATAAGGTCGGCCTGCCTGGCCGGCGAGAAGGGGTCTGCGGATGTGTGCAGACCCCTTCGTCATGTTTTCGCAGGCTTTTTCCCCAACGGGGTTTCTCCTTCTGTGTCGACATTCAAGGGCTGTTTCCTCTGTTCAGGTCTGGTTTTATGACGAAAAGGGAGAAAAACAGCAGGGATTTCAACATATAACGAGAATCTTTCTTATTGTGGACATACGCCAAGAGGTGAACCTCGTGTCAAGAGTGATGATTGTCAACGATTCCATCCTGGAAGGTCGCATCCTGCTGGACTTGCTTTCCCGCCGCGGATACCAGGTGGGCATCGCCCGCAACGGCTTTGACGCCTTGACCATGGCGAGGACGTTCCATCCCGATGTGATCATTTCCGATATTGTGCTCCCCCGCATGTCCGGATTGGACATGATCCGCCGGCTCAAGGAAGGGACCGAGGGTTACGATATCCCGGTCATCTTCGCCTCCTCCAGCGAAGCCAAGAACGACCGGCTGGAATGCTTGAAGGCGGGCGGCTCCGATTACATTCAAAAACCGATCGACCATGAGGAGTTGATCCTCCGGGTCGAGGTGGCCCTGCGCCACAAGACCTCCATCGACAGCCTGAAGCGGCGGGAGGGTATCCTCCGGGCCGGTTCACTGCGCGACCCTCTCACCGGTTTGTACAACCGCCGCTATTTTGACCAAAAGCTCGCCGAGGAATTGGCCCGCGTCGACCGCTACGGCAGCATCCTGACCTTGATCATGCTCGACATCGACCACTTCAAGCGGATCAACGACAACCACGGCCACCTCGTGGGCGACAAGATCCTGATCACCATGGCCGGCCGGTTGAAATTGAATGTGCGGGCCACCGACACGGTCTGCCGCTTCGGGGGCGAGGAGTTCGCCATCATCGCCGCTGAGACGGATCTGAAAGGCGCCTTCACCCTCGCCGAAAAAATGCGCGAGACGGTGGCCAACGAGCCCTTTGTCGTCTCTGACGACCTGGCGCTCACCGTCACCTCGAGCTTCGGCATCTCCGAATGCAAGCGCGTCAACGAGACGGCCCAGACGCTGATCGACCGGGCCGACAAGGCGCTCTACGAGGCAAAAAAGAGCGGCCGCAACCGCGTTGAGTGGCTGGGATAAAACTTTGCTCAGCCCCTTAACTATACGAGTGGCCGTGATAAAGCATTACGTTAGCCCCAGAGGAGTATAGAAGCGCGATTGCGGGGAACAGCTAGGGTTGCCCCATCACATATGTGTGAGGTGACTCCGTGAAATCGCAACCGTATACTCATCCCAGCATCCCGCGAGAGGTGCAAGGCCATCCCCTCTTGCCGGGGGCATTGCCGCTGGTCGAAAGCGCCGATCTGGCCCATTACCTGGCCGGATGGACCCGCGTCTTCTATCTGCGCCACCAGTCCTTCGTCAAATCCGTAGACGCGATCACGCCGGAGGCGATGGCCGAGATCTTTGCCGAGACCTGGCATGACTTTCTCGGACAGGCCCTCAGCCGGTTTCCTTTGGAGGACAGCCAGATCCGCCTCAGCGAGATCGTCGACGCCGCCATCGCCCGCGGGCTCGACCATTTCCGGCGGACCGGCGCGGACGGGGGACCGACGACTATCCACTGAGGTTATAGAACGTCCGAGGACGCTGTTGAAGCCGTTGATGCAAAGACGATGTTGACGCCATGGGGCCGATGAATATTGACGCCGTTAACACCGGTGATGACAATTGTGCCTATAATTGAGCGCAGCATATTCTAAACCGCCGCAAATCCTTTGTGGCGGTTTGTTTTTTGCCGGAAAAAAAAGCCCCCCCACCCCATAGACTGTTAGGAGATGTTAGGGGAGGGGAGGATTGCCGGTGGAACAGGGGCAGATCAAATCGGAGTTGGACCGCCTGAGCCGGTCAATTCCCAG harbors:
- a CDS encoding radical SAM/SPASM domain-containing protein; translated protein: MTGTMLLQWHITERCNWRCAHCYQEDNAPAGADTDANANANTNTYTYTNANANAGTGDDEDQGKGELAPEAWPGVIEQFKALLAELSRRQGRQARGQVTVTGGEPFIHPAFMDLLALLAAEKAHFRFAILTNGSRIDNAVARELRRLEPLFVQVSIEGSRERHEAIRGSGTYDQAVAALESLVRQGVPAFISFTAHRENYRDFPEVARLGRRLKVDKVWADRLIPFGRGEGLAGASLTPEETRDFLEIMSGARREAERSWFQRKRTVIALDRALQFLSDGGKPYRCTAGRSLLCLLPKGDVAPCRRLPLIAGNIRQATLSDIYFGAPLLAPLRDRANDPASCAGCLYRRACGGGLRCLAYAATGNPFQRDPGCWMGC
- a CDS encoding diguanylate cyclase: MSRVMIVNDSILEGRILLDLLSRRGYQVGIARNGFDALTMARTFHPDVIISDIVLPRMSGLDMIRRLKEGTEGYDIPVIFASSSEAKNDRLECLKAGGSDYIQKPIDHEELILRVEVALRHKTSIDSLKRREGILRAGSLRDPLTGLYNRRYFDQKLAEELARVDRYGSILTLIMLDIDHFKRINDNHGHLVGDKILITMAGRLKLNVRATDTVCRFGGEEFAIIAAETDLKGAFTLAEKMRETVANEPFVVSDDLALTVTSSFGISECKRVNETAQTLIDRADKALYEAKKSGRNRVEWLG
- a CDS encoding P-loop NTPase, which translates into the protein MTCEVVITVMSGKGGTGKSTVTAFLAAGLAKAGLSVAVVDGDVAGPAIPALFGLKETLRRQGDRWMPAITRRGIAVWSAGLLPDEGRSLLSGSGARRRDILGEWIGSAAKGGWDVVLIDMPSGLGEVHEAVVDAFAGLSIQPDGDVRPDGDVESGQRKPFTGALLVTSLRELDRRVVRRTAAWLKEKGVPIVGVVENGGEIECPHCENLLPLSDGDEAWAGEGGVIACFPWSAKLIEFARAGKLEEYHHPLVFQMAINIWESSHKEG